Proteins encoded by one window of Cannabis sativa cultivar Pink pepper isolate KNU-18-1 chromosome 4, ASM2916894v1, whole genome shotgun sequence:
- the LOC115714062 gene encoding 3-oxoacyl-[acyl-carrier-protein] reductase 4 has product MAAIAGSNVVVSKSTRISSSFFDRKAPHFRQWSPISGGQSLRHSISLQCKSKSSSGGVVKAQGASLEETSAGVGQNVEAPVVIVTGASRGIGKATALALGKAGCKVLVNYARSSKEAEEVSKEIEASGGQAITFGGDVSKEADVELMIKTAVDAWGTIDVLVNNAGITRDNLIMRMKKSQWQDVIDLNLTGVFLCTQAAAKIMMKKKKGRIINVASVFGLVGNAGQANYSAAKAGVIGFTKAIAKEYSSRNITVNAIAPGFIASDMTAKLGDDIEKKNLEGIPLGRYGQPEEVAGLVEFLALGPAASYITGQVLTIDGGMVM; this is encoded by the exons ATGGCTGCCATTGCTGGATCAAACGTTGTAGTTTCCAAATCAACCAGAATTTCCAGCTCATTCTTTGACCGGAAAGCCCCACATTTTCGGCAGTGGTCCCCCATTTCCGGTGGCCAATCACTCCGCCACTCCATCTCCCTTCAGTGCAAATCCAAGAGTTCCTCCGGTG gtGTTGTGAAAGCTCAGGGAGCAAGTCTTGAAGAAACAAGCGCCGGAGTAGGCCAAAATGTGGAGGCTCCGGTGGTCATTGTGACTGGTGCCTCTAGAGGTATTGGAAAAGCTACTGCATTGGCTTTGGGAAAAGCTGGTTGTAAG GTCCTTGTTAATTATGCTAGATCATCAAAGGAGGCTGAGGAAGTTTCCAAAGAG ATCGAAGCATCTGGTGGCCAAGCTATTACTTTTGGAGGAGATGTTTCAAAAGAAGCTGATGTTGAATTAATGATCAAAACA GCAGTTGATGCTTGGGGAACTATTGATGTATTAGTAAATAATGCAG GAATCACAAGGGACAACTTAATTATGAGAATGAAGAAATCCCAGTGGCAGGATGTCATTGATTTGAATCTTACTGGTGTATTTCTATGTACACAG GCTGCAGCCAAAAttatgatgaagaagaaaaag GGAAGGATAATCAATGTAGCATCAGTCTTCGGTCTAGTCGGCAATGCCGGGCAAGCCAATTATAGTGCTGCAAAAGCAGGAGTAATTGGCTTCACAAAAGCTATTGCTAAGGAGTATTCCAGCAGAAACATCACT GTTAATGCTATTGCTCCAGGCTTTATTGCATCTGACATGACTGCCAAGCTAGGAGATGATATTGAGAAGAAAAACTTGGAGGGCATCCCCTTAG GAAGATATGGTCAACCAGAAGAAGTTGCTGGGCTAGTGGAATTTTTGGCACTTGGTCCTGCTGCAAGTTACATAACTGGACAG GTTCTCACCATTGATGGAGGGATGGTAATGTAG